The Sinobacterium norvegicum genomic interval TGCCGTTGGGACGGTGACGGTAGGTGATTACTGTGCCGTTGCCCGCCCATGGGGCCAAGTTTGGAAACAAGGAATACAGGGTGGAATCCATGAGCTCCGACATGGTGGTGCGATCGGTGAAGTCTTCGCCGGCCGCTTCGTTGGCCGCCGGTAGATTCATCAGTGCATAGGCTTCGCGTGCGGTTTGCCCCGGCGCTAATTGTGGCCGTTCTTCAGAGCCGATCATCGCCATCATGCCATCGAGGCAATCCTGCTCGCTGAACTGGTCGTTGTGTGAGGGGTTGACCACACCGTAAGCGCTGATACTACGGCTGACGTGGTCACCCCATACATCGTACTGAGAGTTATCAATGCCCTGATAAGGTAAAATCTGTGGGTGAGTAGCCAGTGCATGGTAGGACTCAATAAATGCCTCGAGCCCCGCCTTCCAGTTACAGGCAATCACCTTTTCCACATGGGCGGCGACGAAACGTTGCTCGTGCTTCCACTGGTCCATGTGCTGCGGTAAGACTTCCATATAATCTTTCAGCGAGGGTGCATTTTCATCCATGTTGATAAAGACCCAACCACCCCAAGTCTCTACCTTCACCTCAGGTAGTTTGGTGTTTTCTTTATTTACATGGGGGAAATCCCACTCGCATGGGGCGCCTTTAAATTCACCGTCGAGATCCCACGACCACGCGTGGTAAGGGCAGCGAATTTTATCGCTATTACCTGAGCCACGCTTTAACGCACGACCGCGATGCAGGCAGGAGTTATGGTAACCCTTTAACTCGCCGGATTCTGTGCGGGTTAATAAAATAGAATCGTCAACAATATCGTAGACAAAATAATCGCCCGCTTCGCGCAAACGGTTGACACGGCAAGCAGCTTGCCAGGTCTTGCGCCAAACTTTTTCCACCTCTAAATCAAAGAAATCCTGCGAGATGTAACGTGAAATGGCGATATCTTCAGAGCCGAGATAAGTGTCGGTACTTTCTAATAGCGCAGCGGGCACCTCCACGGTTTCAATTTTCAATAAATCCTGAAAAGAATCCGATGGATCGCGCGCAGCTATTTGTTCGTCTGTCAGTGTCACTTTAGTGCTCATAGCAAAACCTTTATCGTCAACCGAGTGCTTGAAATTAGCGTTCTAGAATTGTTACAGCGCTGATACCGGGTGCGCCATAGACGTGGGTGTAACCCAATTTGGGGTTGTTCGGTACCTGGCGGCTGCCGGCTTCGCCGCGCAACTGCAGGCAGGTCTCATAGACCTGTCGTAGGCCGGTGGCACCGATCGGCTCGCCACTGGCGATACAACCACCGTCGGTATTGATTGGCATCGAACCGTTAATGTTGGTTTCGCCGGCTTGAATCAGGGCTTCCTGCTCACCATGCTCACAGAAACCGTTCTCGGCCATGTGCATAATCTCAGCGCCAGACTCAGTGTCCTGCAGCTGTATCACGTCAATGTCTTTCGGGCTGACACCGGCCATTGCAAAGGCGGCCTTTGAGGCATCTACACTGGGGCCATCTACCTGCACCAATGCCTGCGACGGTGCGAACACCTCGAAGGAGCCATATCGACGCGAGCGGAACGCCGCACCTTTTAAGTAAATAGGCTTGTCGGTGTATTGTTTGGCCTTGTCGGCACGACACAGAATCAACGCGACGCCCCCTTCACCGGGTGCGCAAAACATGTATTTAGTCAGTGGGTCGCTGACCATCGGTGCCTCGGCGATAACCTCTGCCGGTATTTCTTCACGGCGCCAAGCGTTAGGGTTTTGGGTGCCGTTTTTAAAGGCTTTCTCTGCCACCTTGGCCAGCGTGCTTTTGCTGATATTGAAGCTGTCCATGTAGCGCTGAATCTTCATCGCAAAAAACTGCGTCGTCATCATCAGGCCGGCTTCGCCGTACCATTCACCAATACCCATTTCCGTCGGGTCGGCGTTAAAAGCACCGCGGTCGTGTTTATCAAAACCGGCGACCATACCGATATCATACTCACCCGACTTAATCGCGTTATAGGCAGAGATCAAAGAGCTGCCACCGGTGGCGCAACCATTGGCCACATTAATAAACGGCAGGCCGGTCAGGCCCAGTTCATTGGTGAGGGCGTCGGCGTTACCCGCGCTGACGCTGCCACCAAAACCGAATTCCATGTCCTGCCATTCAACGCCGGCGTCTTTCAGTGCCAGGCGGGCAGCATAGGCGCCCTGCTGAAGACCACTGCGCTCTTCAGTGCGACCGAAGGGGTGAATGCCGATACCAACAATTGCTACGTCCATCTTATCTCTCTCTAAAATTTGTTATTTATAATGGCGTCCTTCATCGAGCCTTAAACGGCTTTAAAGGAGAAACTGACCACTTCATTACCGTCTTCATCATGGCGCAGGGTATCGATAACCAGTTCCATCTCCATGCCGATTTTTAGCTCTTCGGCGGTGCTCTCCAGCAGTCGGCTCTCGACACAGACTGCTCCTGGCAGCTCCACATAACCGACGCCAAAAGGCTTGAAAGTCTCCATGGTTTCATCGGTGTGATAAGGTCGCTTGGGCATAAAGCTTTGAATGGTCCAGCTCCATAGTTTGCCGCGACGGGGCAGTTCCTCAACGGCAACATCTTCACTGCCGCATGCTGGACAGCTCAGTTTGCTAGGGAATTCTGCAATGCCGCATTGCTGGCAACGACTGCCAAGCAGGGCGGGGTTATCAGATGGCCAAGTAAATAAACCTTCGGCAATGGCTACACTATTTGTCATGGATTACCTCGTTAATAATGTCTGGTTAGGAATGGATGGCTTTATCGAAAGCATCCAATACAGATTCATGCATGGCTTCGGACATTGTCGGGTGAGCAAAAACGGTGTGCATCAGCTCCTCCTCTGTCGTTTCCAACTGCTGGGCAATCACATACCCTTGAATTAATTCGGTCACTTCGGCGCCCATCATGTGTGCACCTAATAACTCGCCGGTGTCATCATCAAACACTGTTTTAACAAAACCTTCGGTTTCGCCCATCGCCTGGGCCTTGCCGAGTGCGCTCAAATCGAACTGACCGATACGCACATTCAGGCCCTGTGCTTTGGCAGCCTGTTCGGTGAGGCCGACACTGGCAATCTGTGGCGAGCTGTAAGTACAGCCAGGAATAGACCGCGGATTGAGCGGCTCGACATCCTGCTCGCCGGCCAGCTTCTCAACACAGATCACCGCCTCGTGACTGGCCTTGTGAGCAAGCCAGGGTGGGGCGGTCATATCGCCAATGGCGTAAACGCCTTTGACCGATGTCTCAGACCACTCATTGACCACCACCTGACCACGGTCGAGCTGTACACCCTGCTCAACCAGGCCTAAGCCATCGATGTTAGCGGCGACGCCGACGGCCAGAATGACACGATCAAAAGTGCCAGCCTGCGCCTTACCGTTATTATCGGTCCAGCGGGCATCGGCAGATGTCTTGTTGATGTCCAGCGGTTCTAACTTGGCGCCGGTGACGAATTTAATGCCACGCTTTTTAAACGCCCGCAGTGCGGCCTTGGAGACGTCCGCATCCTCCTGTGGCAGGATTCTATCCTGAGCCTCAAGTACCGTCACCTCGCTGCCGAAGCTGCGATAAAAGCTGGCAAACTCAATGCCGATGGCACCGGAACCGATGACTAACAGTGACTGGGGCAGCTGCTTTGGCGTCATCGCCTCTCGCGCTGTCCAGACCACGTCGCCGTCGGGCGTAATGCCGGGCAAACTCTTGGCGCTGGCGCCAGTGGCAAAGATAATATGCGGGGCAGAGACCTCGGCAACAACGGCATTGTCAACGCTGACGCTGACCGTACCGGGGGCGGTTAAGCGGGCGAAACCATCGATGACGGTAATCTTATTTTTCTTCATCAAAAAGCTGATGCCGGCACTTAAACGATCGGCAATACCGCGGCTGCGCTGTACCACTTTCTCAATATCAAAGCCGGCGCCTTTAACGCTTAAGCCATAGTCTTCCGCGTGTTGCATCGACTGATAAACTTCGGCGCTTTTGAGCAGGCTTTTAGTGGGAATACAGCCCCAGTTCAAACACACACCACCCATGTGTTGCTTTTCAATAATGGCGGTTTTCAGGCCTAGCTGAGCTGCGCGTATTGCCGCCACATAACCGCCGGGACCCGCGCCGACGACGACTAAGTCGTAGCTCGAGTGCGGCGCGCTTGTATCAGACATTTGGTTAGCCATCAGATCGCCTCGCTACAACAACATCGAGGCAGGATTTTCGAGAAACCCTTTTAATGCCTGTAAAAATTGTGCCGCCACAGCCCCATCGATGGCGCGGTGGTCGCTGGACAGAGACACTCGCATCACGGTGGCCGCAACAATGCCATCGTCGCTGACCACGGCTTTTCGCTTGCCGGCGCCAATCGCTAGAATCGCCGCCTGTGGCATATTGATGATGGCGTCAAACTGATCAACGCCATACATGCCCAAGTTGGAGACAGAGAAAGTCCCACCCTGAAATTCATCGACAGTCAGCTGACCCTGCTGTGCACGGGTGGCCAAGTCTTTGGCCTCTGCTGAAATCTGCGGCAGGCTTTTGTTGCCGGCGTTGCGAATCACCGGGGTGATCAAGCCGCCATCAACGGCCACGGCCATGGAGATATCGGCGCGATCAAACTGGACAATACTGTCACCGGCAAACTGTACATTCACCGCCGGTACTTGCTGCAGAGCACTGGCACTGGCTTTGATAATGAAATCATTGACGGAAATAGCGTGACCCAGCGATGCATTCATATACTTACGCTGCTGCAGTAGGCTATCGATTTCGATGTCCATGCTGACGCGGTAGTGTGGAATGTTTTGCTTGGACTCAGACAGGCGGGCGGCAATGGTTTTGCGCATCGCGCTGAGCTTTTCTTCGCGGTAGTCGGCAACGCCGGTTAACGCCACAGCAGCCTTTTCAATATCTTCCTTGGTCACACGGTTGCGACGCCCAGTCGGGGTCACATCGTTGAGGTTGATATTCATCTTGGCGGCCAGTCGACGGGCGACCGGCGTGGCGGCAATACGTGAATCATCCGCCGAAGAGCGACCCGCGAGTGGCGATACGCTGGCAACGGTCTGGCTGGCCGATCTGGCCGCCTCAACACGAATACCCGCGGCCTGTTCAATATCCTGCTTGGAGACACGGCCATGGCGGCCGGTTGGGGTAATGTTGTGCAGGTTGATGTTGTGGGTTTTCGCGATACGGCGAGCGACGACCGATGCCTTTACATCACTGTCGTCTGGCCCCTGAGACAATGCCGATGGCTGTGCTTTTGGCGCCGCCTTGGCAACCACGGGTGCTGGTGCAGGCGCGGCGGCGGCCGGCTCAGACTCGGCAGCAGCTGGTGCGGCATCATCATTGCCGCCCAGGGGAATATTCAATGCAGCGGCATCGGGTATAAACGCCGCAATAAAGGCGTCAATCTCGGCTTCATTGGTGTCGCCCTCGGCAACCACGCCTAATAACATGGCGACGGGTAAGACATCGCCGCTCTGGCCAACCTGTCGAACCAGGGTGCCGGCGCAGCTGCTTTCAGCAGTATTAACGATTTTGGAGGTTTCGATATCGACCAGGTCATCACCGACTGACACCTGCTCACCGACGGCAACATGCCACTCGGCAATGGTGCCTTCCTCCATCGACATGCCCCATTTGGGCACGGTCAATGCATGTAATTTACTCATTGGCCATACTCCAGAACCTCACGGATGGCAGCTTCGATCTCAGCGTCCTTCGGCATCCAGTGTTGCTCAAGGTTGGGCGCAAACGGTACCGGACAGTGAGCGGCGGTGACTTTTCTGATGGGGGCACGCAGGGCGCCAAAAGCTTTCTCGGCAACGATGCTGGAGATATCAGCGGCAATACCACAGCGCGGAGTCATCTCATCGACAATGACCAGGCGACCGGTGGTTTCGACACTTTCCAAAATAGACTCTTCGTCCAGTGGCGAGGTGGTCCGGGGGTCGATGACATCACAGCTGATGCCTTCTTTGGCCAGACGATCGACCACGGGCAAGACCTTGTGCATTGGGTTGGACACCGCCACCACGGTAACGTCCGATCCTTCGCGGTAGAAGTTTGCCTCGCCAAAGGGCACGGCGTACATCTCATCGGGCACTTCACAGCTGGTGTCGTAAAGCATCTTATCTTCGACAAAGATGACGCAGTCGTTATCTTTGATTGCTTGAACCATCAAGCCTTTGGCGTCATAGGCATTGGTCGGACAGACCACTTTCAAGCCGGGTACCATGGTGACCATATTGGTCAAGTTTTGCGAGTGCTGGGCACCGGCGCTCCAACCTGCACCCACCGTACAGCGGACAACCATAGGGCACTGGGACTTACCGCCAAACATATAGTGGAACTTGGCCGCTTGGTTGTAGACCTGGTCAAAACAAACGCCGAGGAAGTCCATAAACATTAATTCGGCAACGGGGCGCAAACCTGTCTGCGCGGCGCCGGCAGCGGCACCAATAATGGCTGACTCGGTAATCGGCGTATCGATAACACGTGCTTCGCCAAACTCGGGAAACAGACCTTTGGTGACACCCATGACACCGCCGTAGGCATCACGTTCACCTTCACAACCGGCGCCACCGGAGACTTCTTCACCCAACACAATAACGCTGGGGTCTTCACGCATGCTTTGTCGCAGCGCTTCATTTATGGCTTCTCTATACGTCTTAACTGGCATTCTATCAACTCCAATTCTTATTCTTATTCGCTCGGTTTCCGGCTACTGGTTAGTATTCAGAGCTGTGAACATTGTCCATCAATTCAGATAAATCGGGCACCGGTGCTGCCAGCGCCGCAGCGGTGACTTCATTCATTAGATCGGCAACTTCCTGATCGATGGCGTCGAGTTGCTTGTGGGTGGCGAGCTTTTTCTCTGTCGCATCTTTACGGGCAATCTGTAGACAGTCATCTTCTTTCATCAGCGATTCTATTTCGGTATCACCGCGATAAGCCTGTGGGTCACCTTCAAAGTGACCTTTGAAACGAGGCACGCTGGCCTCAATAGTGACCGGACCCTTGCCGTCACGACAGTCCTGAACCACCTTCTTACACAGCTCGTAAACGGCAAATACATCGGTGCCATCAACGGTGTAGGCCGGCATGCCGAAACCCTCGGCACGCTTGGCAATACTGTCAGCACCAACGGCATAACTGGCATGTGTACCCTCGCCATAGCCGTTGTTTTCAAAGAAGAAGATCGCAGGTAATTTAAGCACTACCGCCAGGTTCATGGCTTCAAAAGTGGTGCCCTGGTTGGACGAGCCATCGCCGCCAAATGCGACGCCGACTTTTTTCGTGCCCAGTGTTTTGGCTGACAGTGCCGCGCCAACAATCAGTGGTGGGCCACCGCCAACAATAGCGTTAGCACCGAGCATGCCCTTGTCGAAATCGGCAATGTGCATAGAGCCACCCTTGCCGTCACAGATACCACCCTGCTTGCCCATGATCTCCTTCATCATGCCGCCAATGTCAGCGCCTTTCGCCAGGCAGTGACCGTGACCGCGGTGAGTACTGATCATGTAGTCCTCGTCAGTCAACACCTGACACAGGCCAGCGGCAACCGCTTCTTGGCCAGAGTAAAGGTGTAAGAACCCTGGGATATTACCTTTCATAAACTCTTCGCTGATCTTGTCTTCAAAATCGCGAATGGATCGCATGGTGCGATAGGCGTCTAGAAATTGTTTCTTGTTTAAGGACATTATCTGCCTCGTTTTATTATTAAGAGTTCGCTATTCATCGTTAAAGGCACTGCTCACCCCCTAGCAGGGCGGCAGTGATATAGCGTTAAAGTGTTAAGTCTTGCATCCAGTTGGCGTGGAAGCCATTGGGTATACGTGTCGGCACATACACTCTGGCTATTGGGCCTGCGGCAAAGTCGCCCGCGGACACAATAGAGAGGAACTGTCCCTCACCGGGGTTGTAGACATAGCACATCACCCAGCCATCTTCCTCGCGGTCGCTTTCTGGGTTGGCTACATAGACAGGCTCGCCGGCGTTGGCATCGAAACCGTAATCACAGAGGGTGGTTTCTCCGGTTTTAAAGTCGAACCGGCCGGTACAGTTGTAGCCGTGAATGCCTTCCCAGTCGTGATTGCTTGAGGCGGCAAAACCAAAGCGGTAGTCCTTGCCCATACGACGTTCATCGATGCGTGAAAACTCACAAAAAACATCGGAGAACTGCTCGTTAGAGACCACGGTTTTGGTCGCCTCGTCGAGGGTCATGCGGTACATGCGGCGCGGCTGTTTTTCAACGCCTGTGCCCTGAGCCTGAGTGAAGGGGATGGAGTTAATCCAGACATAATCGAGAATGATTTGTCCGTCTCGCTCAAAGCCGTTACAGAAGTGCCAGCTGAAAAAGGCGTCGGTTTCGTAGATATCGGGCTCGCTGCCACCGTCGCGGGGAATGACAACTATTTGCGTGCCTTTCTCTGGCTCCCACTCAAAGGGGTTCTCGCCGCGCAGAGCTTTTTCAATACTGTGGAAGGCAGGGGCGTAGAAAATAATGACGTAATTTTCAGTAATCTGTAAATCGTGAATAATGCCGCGGCGCTCAAACTCGTAGGGAATGGTTTTCTTGTGTTTGCCATCCTTGCCAATAATTTGAACCAAGTAAATAGGGCTGTCCAAGCGCTGAGTACAGGAGATTAAGTCACCGGTATCTGGGCAAACCTTGGGGTGGGCGGTCAGTGCATCACCGGGACGTAGCATGCCGTCATAGTCAAACAGGCCGACAGTCGATAAATCATTGTTGAGTTCGTGCGGGAAACCACCTTCCCACAGTGCCATTAATTTACCACCGTGCTGCAGCACGTTAGTGTTGGCGGTGTTGCGTACAGGGTGGGGGGCGCCGCCAGCGGCAATAATCTCTTCGGGCACCGGTAACAGTTTGCCGACGCTGCCGTAAATCATGCGGTCGTGCTTGCGCTCGGTCTGCAGGTGATGGGTATCAACCCAGCGGTTCTTGTATTCGACCTTGCCGTCTTTAAAATAGACGCCGTGGATCATGCCGTCACCGTCGAGAGGATAGACGTAATGGTTTGGCTGGTAGGCTACATTAGCCCCGTTGCGCATGAATGCCCCAACAAGGGCTTGCGGGATTTCGCCCTCAACGCGCAGGTCGGCTGATGACCAGTCCTGTTCGCTGTCGACTGGCGCGTAGTTATTCTGCAAATAAGGGAAGGTGCTTAAATCCATGACGCTATCCTCAAAATACTATGATTATTTATGCTTATTTTGTAAATTAAATACTAGCAGCTCAAGATTTTAAAAAACAGTCCCGATTGTTTCTTTTTTCAAATGCCGTATTATTCGCTGTAAACACATAGGGAATAGATGACGATGAACGATCAACAAACCACCC includes:
- a CDS encoding aromatic ring-hydroxylating oxygenase subunit alpha → MSTKVTLTDEQIAARDPSDSFQDLLKIETVEVPAALLESTDTYLGSEDIAISRYISQDFFDLEVEKVWRKTWQAACRVNRLREAGDYFVYDIVDDSILLTRTESGELKGYHNSCLHRGRALKRGSGNSDKIRCPYHAWSWDLDGEFKGAPCEWDFPHVNKENTKLPEVKVETWGGWVFINMDENAPSLKDYMEVLPQHMDQWKHEQRFVAAHVEKVIACNWKAGLEAFIESYHALATHPQILPYQGIDNSQYDVWGDHVSRSISAYGVVNPSHNDQFSEQDCLDGMMAMIGSEERPQLAPGQTAREAYALMNLPAANEAAGEDFTDRTTMSELMDSTLYSLFPNLAPWAGNGTVITYRHRPNGNDVDSCIMDVFILARFPEGTESPPDAATFRLESDQPFTEAAEVLGAGLANVFNQDGANLPQVQRGMKSSKKGMVTLGNYQEVRIRHFHQTIDKYLAK
- a CDS encoding thiolase family protein, with protein sequence MDVAIVGIGIHPFGRTEERSGLQQGAYAARLALKDAGVEWQDMEFGFGGSVSAGNADALTNELGLTGLPFINVANGCATGGSSLISAYNAIKSGEYDIGMVAGFDKHDRGAFNADPTEMGIGEWYGEAGLMMTTQFFAMKIQRYMDSFNISKSTLAKVAEKAFKNGTQNPNAWRREEIPAEVIAEAPMVSDPLTKYMFCAPGEGGVALILCRADKAKQYTDKPIYLKGAAFRSRRYGSFEVFAPSQALVQVDGPSVDASKAAFAMAGVSPKDIDVIQLQDTESGAEIMHMAENGFCEHGEQEALIQAGETNINGSMPINTDGGCIASGEPIGATGLRQVYETCLQLRGEAGSRQVPNNPKLGYTHVYGAPGISAVTILER
- a CDS encoding Zn-ribbon domain-containing OB-fold protein produces the protein MTNSVAIAEGLFTWPSDNPALLGSRCQQCGIAEFPSKLSCPACGSEDVAVEELPRRGKLWSWTIQSFMPKRPYHTDETMETFKPFGVGYVELPGAVCVESRLLESTAEELKIGMEMELVIDTLRHDEDGNEVVSFSFKAV
- the lpdA gene encoding dihydrolipoyl dehydrogenase; translated protein: MSDTSAPHSSYDLVVVGAGPGGYVAAIRAAQLGLKTAIIEKQHMGGVCLNWGCIPTKSLLKSAEVYQSMQHAEDYGLSVKGAGFDIEKVVQRSRGIADRLSAGISFLMKKNKITVIDGFARLTAPGTVSVSVDNAVVAEVSAPHIIFATGASAKSLPGITPDGDVVWTAREAMTPKQLPQSLLVIGSGAIGIEFASFYRSFGSEVTVLEAQDRILPQEDADVSKAALRAFKKRGIKFVTGAKLEPLDINKTSADARWTDNNGKAQAGTFDRVILAVGVAANIDGLGLVEQGVQLDRGQVVVNEWSETSVKGVYAIGDMTAPPWLAHKASHEAVICVEKLAGEQDVEPLNPRSIPGCTYSSPQIASVGLTEQAAKAQGLNVRIGQFDLSALGKAQAMGETEGFVKTVFDDDTGELLGAHMMGAEVTELIQGYVIAQQLETTEEELMHTVFAHPTMSEAMHESVLDAFDKAIHS
- a CDS encoding 2-oxo acid dehydrogenase subunit E2, translating into MSKLHALTVPKWGMSMEEGTIAEWHVAVGEQVSVGDDLVDIETSKIVNTAESSCAGTLVRQVGQSGDVLPVAMLLGVVAEGDTNEAEIDAFIAAFIPDAAALNIPLGGNDDAAPAAAESEPAAAAPAPAPVVAKAAPKAQPSALSQGPDDSDVKASVVARRIAKTHNINLHNITPTGRHGRVSKQDIEQAAGIRVEAARSASQTVASVSPLAGRSSADDSRIAATPVARRLAAKMNINLNDVTPTGRRNRVTKEDIEKAAVALTGVADYREEKLSAMRKTIAARLSESKQNIPHYRVSMDIEIDSLLQQRKYMNASLGHAISVNDFIIKASASALQQVPAVNVQFAGDSIVQFDRADISMAVAVDGGLITPVIRNAGNKSLPQISAEAKDLATRAQQGQLTVDEFQGGTFSVSNLGMYGVDQFDAIINMPQAAILAIGAGKRKAVVSDDGIVAATVMRVSLSSDHRAIDGAVAAQFLQALKGFLENPASMLL
- a CDS encoding alpha-ketoacid dehydrogenase subunit beta, which codes for MPVKTYREAINEALRQSMREDPSVIVLGEEVSGGAGCEGERDAYGGVMGVTKGLFPEFGEARVIDTPITESAIIGAAAGAAQTGLRPVAELMFMDFLGVCFDQVYNQAAKFHYMFGGKSQCPMVVRCTVGAGWSAGAQHSQNLTNMVTMVPGLKVVCPTNAYDAKGLMVQAIKDNDCVIFVEDKMLYDTSCEVPDEMYAVPFGEANFYREGSDVTVVAVSNPMHKVLPVVDRLAKEGISCDVIDPRTTSPLDEESILESVETTGRLVIVDEMTPRCGIAADISSIVAEKAFGALRAPIRKVTAAHCPVPFAPNLEQHWMPKDAEIEAAIREVLEYGQ
- a CDS encoding thiamine pyrophosphate-dependent dehydrogenase E1 component subunit alpha — protein: MSLNKKQFLDAYRTMRSIRDFEDKISEEFMKGNIPGFLHLYSGQEAVAAGLCQVLTDEDYMISTHRGHGHCLAKGADIGGMMKEIMGKQGGICDGKGGSMHIADFDKGMLGANAIVGGGPPLIVGAALSAKTLGTKKVGVAFGGDGSSNQGTTFEAMNLAVVLKLPAIFFFENNGYGEGTHASYAVGADSIAKRAEGFGMPAYTVDGTDVFAVYELCKKVVQDCRDGKGPVTIEASVPRFKGHFEGDPQAYRGDTEIESLMKEDDCLQIARKDATEKKLATHKQLDAIDQEVADLMNEVTAAALAAPVPDLSELMDNVHSSEY
- a CDS encoding carotenoid oxygenase family protein, which produces MDLSTFPYLQNNYAPVDSEQDWSSADLRVEGEIPQALVGAFMRNGANVAYQPNHYVYPLDGDGMIHGVYFKDGKVEYKNRWVDTHHLQTERKHDRMIYGSVGKLLPVPEEIIAAGGAPHPVRNTANTNVLQHGGKLMALWEGGFPHELNNDLSTVGLFDYDGMLRPGDALTAHPKVCPDTGDLISCTQRLDSPIYLVQIIGKDGKHKKTIPYEFERRGIIHDLQITENYVIIFYAPAFHSIEKALRGENPFEWEPEKGTQIVVIPRDGGSEPDIYETDAFFSWHFCNGFERDGQIILDYVWINSIPFTQAQGTGVEKQPRRMYRMTLDEATKTVVSNEQFSDVFCEFSRIDERRMGKDYRFGFAASSNHDWEGIHGYNCTGRFDFKTGETTLCDYGFDANAGEPVYVANPESDREEDGWVMCYVYNPGEGQFLSIVSAGDFAAGPIARVYVPTRIPNGFHANWMQDLTL